From a region of the Cucumis sativus cultivar 9930 chromosome 6, Cucumber_9930_V3, whole genome shotgun sequence genome:
- the LOC101203318 gene encoding CASP-like protein ARALYDRAFT_485429: MEELPGALGTSASLALRLGQAIFASASLFFMCLEIEFYSYTAFCYLVTVMGLMVPWSLTLAVVDGYSVFVRHLPPQTRVTSIIVTGDWVLSFLSLGAACSTASVADILLEAGISYCSAKLCSRYRLSAGMAFLSWFLSLVSSLFNLWLLPSL; encoded by the exons atggaagagCTGCCGGGGGCATTGGGCACAAGTGCAAGCTTGGCCCTCCGTCTTGGTCAGGCGATCTTTGCCTCGgcttctctcttctttatgTGTCTGGAAATTGAGTTCTATAGCTACACGGCTTTCTG CTATCTGGTGACAGTCATGGGATTGATGGTTCCTTGGAGTTTGACATTGGCAGTAGTAGATGGATATTCAGTTTTTGTTAGGCATTTACCTCCTCAAACAAGAGTAACGTCAATCATCGTCACCGGAGATTGG GTTCTATCATTTCTCTCTTTGGGCGCTGCTTGCTCGACAGCCAGTGTCGCTGATATACTGCTCGAAGCCGGGATTTCGTATTGTTCAGCAAAGCTTTGCAGTAGATATCGGCTTTCTGCAGGAATGGCATTCTTGTCAtggtttctttctttagtttCTTCCCTCTTCAATCTATGGCTTCTTCCTTCTTTGTAG
- the LOC101203080 gene encoding oxygen-evolving enhancer protein 1, chloroplastic: protein MAASVQAAAATLMQPSKLASRTTTSHLRSSQSLSKAFGLESSGPRLTCSLHSDLKDVSRKFADAAKIAGFALATSALVVSGAGAEGVPKRLTFDEIQSKTYLEVKGTGTANQCPTIDGGVDSFAFKAGKYQAKKFCLEPTSFTVKAEGVSKNAPPEFQNTKLMTRLTYTLDEIEGPFEVGADGSIKFEEKDGIDYAAVTVQLPGGERVPFLFTIKQLVASGKPESFSGDFLVPSYRGSSFLDPKGRGGSTGYDNAVALPAGGRGDEEELAKENIKNASSSTGKITLSVTKSKPETGEVIGVFESIQPSDTDLGAKAPKDVKIQGVWYAQLDS from the exons ATGGCGGCTTCAGTTCAGGCGGCCGCGGCTACCCTTATGCAACCCTCCAAGTTGGCTTCAAGAACTACCACCTCTCACCTCAGATCTTCTCAATCCCTTTCTAAAGCCTTTGGCCTTGAATCTTCCGGACCTAGACTCACCTGCTCTCTTCACTCCGATCTCAAAGACGTTTCTCGCAAGTTTGCCGATGCTGCTAAGATTGCCGGCTTCGCTCTTGCCACTTCCGCTCTTGTCGTTTCG GGAGCTGGTGCTGAAGGAGTACCAAAGAGACTCACCTTTGATGAAATTCAGAGCAAGACATACCTTGAAGTTAAGGGAACTGGAACAGCTAACCAGTGCCCAACCATTGATGGAGGAGTTGATTCATTTGCCTTCAAGGCAGGCAAATATCAAGCCAAGAAATTCTGTCTTGAGCCAACTTCTTTCACTGTGAAGGCTGAAGGAGTGAGCAAGAACGCCCCACCAGAATTCCAAAACACCAAGCTCATGACTCGTCTAACTTACACACTAGACGAGATTGAAGGACCCTTTGAAGTTGGTGCTGATGGTTCGATCAAGTTTGAGGAGAAAGATGGAATTGACTATGCTGCTGTCACTGTCCAGTTGCCGGGAGGTGAGCGTGTCCCGTTCCTCTTCACCATCAAACAATTGGTGGCTTCTGGAAAACCAGAGAGCTTTAGTGGAGACTTTTTAGTCCCATCTTACCGTGGCTCGTCTTTCTTGGACCCAAAGGGAAGAGGAGGTTCAACTGGATATGATAATGCTGTTGCATTGCCTGCTGGAGGGAGAGGTGATGAAGAAGAACTTgctaaagaaaacataaagaatGCTTCATCTTCAACAGGGAAAATCACTTTGAGTGTGACCAAGAGCAAGCCTGAGACTGGTGAAGTTATTGGTGTGTTTGAGAGTATTCAGCCTTCTGATACCGATTTGGGAGCAAAAGCTCCCAAGGATGTGAAGATCCAGGGTGTTTGGTATGCTCAGCTTGACTCTTAG
- the LOC101222565 gene encoding cold-regulated 413 plasma membrane protein 2, whose product MGRMAYLALNSDPLMEELINSDIHELKIAATRLLEHATKLGGKGLGTSFFKWLASFAAIYLLILDRTNWRTNMLTSLLVPYIFFSLPQGIFNLLRGDAGKWIAFVAVVLRLFFPRHFPDWLEIPGSLILLLVATPGFFAHTLRDHWAGVVICLIIGCYLLQEHIRASGGFRNSLTQTHGISNTIGIILLLVFPVWAMVARFF is encoded by the exons ATGGGGAGGATGGCGTATTTGGCTCTCAATAGTGATCCTCTAATGGAGGAGTTGATTAATTCTGATATCCATGAGCTTAAAATTGCAGCCACTAGGCTTCTTGAACATGCCACCAAGCTCGGTGGAAAGGGTCTTGGCACTTCCTTTTTTAAATGGCTTGCTTCCTTTGCTGCCAT TTACCTGTTGATTTTGGATCGTACGAACTGGAGAACAAATATGCTTACTTCACTTCTTGTCCCTTACATTTTCTTCAGTCTTCCTCAAGGGATTTTTAACTTACTGAG AGGGGATGCTGGGAAATGGATTGCCTTCGTTGCAGTGGTATTGAGGCTCTTCTTTCCGCGACATTTCCCAG ATTGGTTGGAGATTCCAGGGTCATTGATTCTGCTTCTAGTGGCAACACCAGGGTTCTTTGCACATACATTGAGAGACCACTGGGCTGGGGTAGtgatatgtttgataattGGATGTTACCTTCTCCAAGAGCACATTCGTGCATCTGGTGGCTTCAGAAACTCTCTTACTCAAACTCATGGAATTTCCAATACCATTGGAATCATCCTCCTCCTTGTGTTCCCTGTTTGGGCCATGGTTGCTCGTTTCTTCTAG
- the LOC101223181 gene encoding BTB/POZ domain-containing protein At5g66560 isoform X2, whose product MATEIQAAPAENPSSKRQAWFCTTGLPSDIVIEVEDMAFHLHKFPLMSKSRKLHNLITEQEANCSTPTRENQNKTAEAEQQEEEDEDEEEDDEGEEDHCHIVLSDFPGGSDIFEMASKFCYGVKIDLNSSNVAPLRCAGEFLEMTEEYSVENLISKTEKYLSQTVLRSIKESIKTLKSCEPVMPLAETLSITQRCIDSIASKAPSADPALFGWPVSDGANSAQDQSKQMLWNGIETGGRKKSGGRGSKGGSWFEDLAQLSLPLFKRLIFSMRDRDVSSEIIESCLMNYAKKYIPGISRSNRKPSLPSASSSSMPTETDQKELLETIISNLPLEKSSKTPTATRFLFGLLRTANILNASEVCKAALEKKIGSQLEQATLDDLLIPSYSYLNETLYDVDCAERILSYFLEGLEEKNAEVAEVNQAVVEDDGTRSPALMLVGKLIDGYLAEIASDGNLKAERFYNLAISLPEQARLFDDGVYRAVDVYLKAHPWISEAEREKICGVMDCQKLTLEACTHAAQNDRLPLRAVVQVLFFEQLQLRHAIAGTLMAAETVPADTGRFSGVSRRETEDVERGVGEELEEEEEEIPAGAIVHENGTWRETVRENQMLRLDMDSMRTRVHQLERECSTMKKVIEKIDKAGSPQGNGGRWRASLIRRLGCKFKTQVCDSHESAVLDGRRGRNHQHQHQHHHHHQP is encoded by the exons ATGGCTACTGAAATACAAGCTGCACCTGCAGAGAACCCCAGCTCCAAAAGGCAAGCTTG GTTCTGCACCACTGGTTTACCGAGCGACATTGTCATCGAAGTGGAGGATATGGCTTTCCATCTCCATAAG TTTCCTCTAATGTCAAAGAGCCGGAAGCTTCACAATTTGATAACCGAGCAAGAAGCAAATTGCTCTACTCCTACCAGagagaatcaaaataaaaccgCTGAAGCAGAGCAacaggaagaagaagacgaagacgaagaagaagatgatgaaggtGAGGAAGATCACTGCCATATAGTGCTCTCTGATTTCCCCGGCGGTTCTGATATTTTCGAAATGGCATCTAAATTCTGCTACGGCGTGAAGATCGACCTCAACTCTTCCAATGTCGCTCCTCTCCGCTGCGCCGGAGAGTTTCTGGAAATGACGGAAGAGTACAGCGTAGAAAACCTAATCTCAAAAACCGAAAAATATCTCTCCCAAACTGTACTCAGAAGCATCAAAGAATCAATTAAAACGCTGAAATCTTGTGAGCCTGTAATGCCTCTGGCCGAGACCTTAAGCATTACGCAGAGATGTATCGATTCGATCGCTTCGAAAGCGCCATCCGCCGATCCAGCTTTGTTTGGATGGCCAGTCAGCGATGGAGCCAATAGCGCTCAAGATCAATCGAAGCAGATGCTTTGGAACGGAATTGAAACTGGAGGGCGAAAGAAGAGCGGTGGTAGAGGAAGCAAGGGAGGGTCATGGTTTGAGGATCTCGCCCAGCTCAGTCTGCCTCTGTTTAAGCGGTTAATTTTCTCCATGAGAGATCGAGATGTGAGCTCGGAGATTATTGAGAGCTGTTTAATGAACTACGCTAAGAAATATATTCCAGGTATATCCAGGTCCAACCGGAAGCCATCGTTACCATCTGCCTCTTCCTCTAGTATGCCTACGGAGACTGATCAAAAGGAGTTGTTAGAGACCATAATCAGTAATCTTCCATTGGAGAAAAGCTCAAAAACTCCAACCGCAACAAGGTTCCTCTTCGGACTACTGCGGACGGCCAATATATTGAATGCTTCGGAAGTTTGCAAAGCTGctttagagaagaaaataggatCGCAACTGGAACAAGCAACACTGGACGATCTTCTAATTCCGAGCTATTCGTATCTGAACGAGACCTTATATGACGTTGATTGTGCAGAGAGGATCTTATCTTACTTCTTAGAGGGACTCGAAGAGAAAAATGCAGAGGTAGCTGAAGTTAATCAAGCTGTAGTCGAGGATGATGGTACCAGATCGCCAGCGTTAATGCTCGTCGGTAAGTTGATAGATGGATATCTCGCGGAGATTGCCTCAGACGGCAATCTGAAGGCGGAAAGATTCTACAACCTCGCAATTTCTCTCCCTGAACAGGCTAGACTCTTCGATGACGGTGTTTACCGAGCCGTCGATGTGTACCTCAAG GCCCATCCATGGATCTCCGAAGCAGAACGCGAGAAGATATGTGGAGTAATGGACTGCCAAAAGCTGACACTAGAGGCATGCACTCACGCTGCTCAGAACGACCGTCTTCCACTCCGAGCAGTAGTGCAGGTGTTGTTCTTCGAACAGCTGCAGCTCCGTCACGCCATCGCTGGAACACTCATGGCTGCGGAGACAGTACCGGCGGATACCGGAAGATTCTCAGGCGTATCCCGTCGTGAAACGGAGGATGTGGAACGGGGAGTGGGAGAGGAattggaggaggaggaggaggaaatCCCGGCGGGAGCAATAGTGCACGAGAATGGCACGTGGAGAGAGACggtgagagagaatcagatgCTTCGGTTAGATATGGATAGTATGAGGACGCGGGTGCATCAGCTTGAAAGAGAGTGCTCAACGATGAAGAAAGTGATCGAGAAGATCGATAAGGCCGGGAGCCCACAAGGTAATGGAGGAAGATGGCGAGCGTCGTTGATCAGACGGTTGGGATGTAAGTTCAAAACCCAGGTATGTGATTCACATGAATCAGCGGTCCTGGATGGCCGAAGAGGACGAAACCACCAGCACCAGCACCAGCACCACCACCATCATCAGCCATAG
- the LOC101223181 gene encoding BTB/POZ domain-containing protein At5g66560 isoform X3, with amino-acid sequence MATEIQAAPAENPSSKRFCTTGLPSDIVIEVEDMAFHLHKFPLMSKSRKLHNLITEQEANCSTPTRENQNKTAEAEQQEEEDEDEEEDDEGEEDHCHIVLSDFPGGSDIFEMASKFCYGVKIDLNSSNVAPLRCAGEFLEMTEEYSVENLISKTEKYLSQTVLRSIKESIKTLKSCEPVMPLAETLSITQRCIDSIASKAPSADPALFGWPVSDGANSAQDQSKQMLWNGIETGGRKKSGGRGSKGGSWFEDLAQLSLPLFKRLIFSMRDRDVSSEIIESCLMNYAKKYIPGISRSNRKPSLPSASSSSMPTETDQKELLETIISNLPLEKSSKTPTATRFLFGLLRTANILNASEVCKAALEKKIGSQLEQATLDDLLIPSYSYLNETLYDVDCAERILSYFLEGLEEKNAEVAEVNQAVVEDDGTRSPALMLVGKLIDGYLAEIASDGNLKAERFYNLAISLPEQARLFDDGVYRAVDVYLKAHPWISEAEREKICGVMDCQKLTLEACTHAAQNDRLPLRAVVQVLFFEQLQLRHAIAGTLMAAETVPADTGRFSGVSRRETEDVERGVGEELEEEEEEIPAGAIVHENGTWRETVRENQMLRLDMDSMRTRVHQLERECSTMKKVIEKIDKAGSPQGNGGRWRASLIRRLGCKFKTQVCDSHESAVLDGRRGRNHQHQHQHHHHHQP; translated from the exons ATGGCTACTGAAATACAAGCTGCACCTGCAGAGAACCCCAGCTCCAAAAG GTTCTGCACCACTGGTTTACCGAGCGACATTGTCATCGAAGTGGAGGATATGGCTTTCCATCTCCATAAG TTTCCTCTAATGTCAAAGAGCCGGAAGCTTCACAATTTGATAACCGAGCAAGAAGCAAATTGCTCTACTCCTACCAGagagaatcaaaataaaaccgCTGAAGCAGAGCAacaggaagaagaagacgaagacgaagaagaagatgatgaaggtGAGGAAGATCACTGCCATATAGTGCTCTCTGATTTCCCCGGCGGTTCTGATATTTTCGAAATGGCATCTAAATTCTGCTACGGCGTGAAGATCGACCTCAACTCTTCCAATGTCGCTCCTCTCCGCTGCGCCGGAGAGTTTCTGGAAATGACGGAAGAGTACAGCGTAGAAAACCTAATCTCAAAAACCGAAAAATATCTCTCCCAAACTGTACTCAGAAGCATCAAAGAATCAATTAAAACGCTGAAATCTTGTGAGCCTGTAATGCCTCTGGCCGAGACCTTAAGCATTACGCAGAGATGTATCGATTCGATCGCTTCGAAAGCGCCATCCGCCGATCCAGCTTTGTTTGGATGGCCAGTCAGCGATGGAGCCAATAGCGCTCAAGATCAATCGAAGCAGATGCTTTGGAACGGAATTGAAACTGGAGGGCGAAAGAAGAGCGGTGGTAGAGGAAGCAAGGGAGGGTCATGGTTTGAGGATCTCGCCCAGCTCAGTCTGCCTCTGTTTAAGCGGTTAATTTTCTCCATGAGAGATCGAGATGTGAGCTCGGAGATTATTGAGAGCTGTTTAATGAACTACGCTAAGAAATATATTCCAGGTATATCCAGGTCCAACCGGAAGCCATCGTTACCATCTGCCTCTTCCTCTAGTATGCCTACGGAGACTGATCAAAAGGAGTTGTTAGAGACCATAATCAGTAATCTTCCATTGGAGAAAAGCTCAAAAACTCCAACCGCAACAAGGTTCCTCTTCGGACTACTGCGGACGGCCAATATATTGAATGCTTCGGAAGTTTGCAAAGCTGctttagagaagaaaataggatCGCAACTGGAACAAGCAACACTGGACGATCTTCTAATTCCGAGCTATTCGTATCTGAACGAGACCTTATATGACGTTGATTGTGCAGAGAGGATCTTATCTTACTTCTTAGAGGGACTCGAAGAGAAAAATGCAGAGGTAGCTGAAGTTAATCAAGCTGTAGTCGAGGATGATGGTACCAGATCGCCAGCGTTAATGCTCGTCGGTAAGTTGATAGATGGATATCTCGCGGAGATTGCCTCAGACGGCAATCTGAAGGCGGAAAGATTCTACAACCTCGCAATTTCTCTCCCTGAACAGGCTAGACTCTTCGATGACGGTGTTTACCGAGCCGTCGATGTGTACCTCAAG GCCCATCCATGGATCTCCGAAGCAGAACGCGAGAAGATATGTGGAGTAATGGACTGCCAAAAGCTGACACTAGAGGCATGCACTCACGCTGCTCAGAACGACCGTCTTCCACTCCGAGCAGTAGTGCAGGTGTTGTTCTTCGAACAGCTGCAGCTCCGTCACGCCATCGCTGGAACACTCATGGCTGCGGAGACAGTACCGGCGGATACCGGAAGATTCTCAGGCGTATCCCGTCGTGAAACGGAGGATGTGGAACGGGGAGTGGGAGAGGAattggaggaggaggaggaggaaatCCCGGCGGGAGCAATAGTGCACGAGAATGGCACGTGGAGAGAGACggtgagagagaatcagatgCTTCGGTTAGATATGGATAGTATGAGGACGCGGGTGCATCAGCTTGAAAGAGAGTGCTCAACGATGAAGAAAGTGATCGAGAAGATCGATAAGGCCGGGAGCCCACAAGGTAATGGAGGAAGATGGCGAGCGTCGTTGATCAGACGGTTGGGATGTAAGTTCAAAACCCAGGTATGTGATTCACATGAATCAGCGGTCCTGGATGGCCGAAGAGGACGAAACCACCAGCACCAGCACCAGCACCACCACCATCATCAGCCATAG
- the LOC101223181 gene encoding BTB/POZ domain-containing protein At5g66560 isoform X1, which yields MSSPFLDLWFKLSCQHFFSGFCFHRFCTTGLPSDIVIEVEDMAFHLHKFPLMSKSRKLHNLITEQEANCSTPTRENQNKTAEAEQQEEEDEDEEEDDEGEEDHCHIVLSDFPGGSDIFEMASKFCYGVKIDLNSSNVAPLRCAGEFLEMTEEYSVENLISKTEKYLSQTVLRSIKESIKTLKSCEPVMPLAETLSITQRCIDSIASKAPSADPALFGWPVSDGANSAQDQSKQMLWNGIETGGRKKSGGRGSKGGSWFEDLAQLSLPLFKRLIFSMRDRDVSSEIIESCLMNYAKKYIPGISRSNRKPSLPSASSSSMPTETDQKELLETIISNLPLEKSSKTPTATRFLFGLLRTANILNASEVCKAALEKKIGSQLEQATLDDLLIPSYSYLNETLYDVDCAERILSYFLEGLEEKNAEVAEVNQAVVEDDGTRSPALMLVGKLIDGYLAEIASDGNLKAERFYNLAISLPEQARLFDDGVYRAVDVYLKAHPWISEAEREKICGVMDCQKLTLEACTHAAQNDRLPLRAVVQVLFFEQLQLRHAIAGTLMAAETVPADTGRFSGVSRRETEDVERGVGEELEEEEEEIPAGAIVHENGTWRETVRENQMLRLDMDSMRTRVHQLERECSTMKKVIEKIDKAGSPQGNGGRWRASLIRRLGCKFKTQVCDSHESAVLDGRRGRNHQHQHQHHHHHQP from the exons ATGTCTTCCCCATTTTTAGACCTTTGGTTTAAGCTCTCATGTCAACACTTCTTTTCTGGGTTTTGTTTTCACAGGTTCTGCACCACTGGTTTACCGAGCGACATTGTCATCGAAGTGGAGGATATGGCTTTCCATCTCCATAAG TTTCCTCTAATGTCAAAGAGCCGGAAGCTTCACAATTTGATAACCGAGCAAGAAGCAAATTGCTCTACTCCTACCAGagagaatcaaaataaaaccgCTGAAGCAGAGCAacaggaagaagaagacgaagacgaagaagaagatgatgaaggtGAGGAAGATCACTGCCATATAGTGCTCTCTGATTTCCCCGGCGGTTCTGATATTTTCGAAATGGCATCTAAATTCTGCTACGGCGTGAAGATCGACCTCAACTCTTCCAATGTCGCTCCTCTCCGCTGCGCCGGAGAGTTTCTGGAAATGACGGAAGAGTACAGCGTAGAAAACCTAATCTCAAAAACCGAAAAATATCTCTCCCAAACTGTACTCAGAAGCATCAAAGAATCAATTAAAACGCTGAAATCTTGTGAGCCTGTAATGCCTCTGGCCGAGACCTTAAGCATTACGCAGAGATGTATCGATTCGATCGCTTCGAAAGCGCCATCCGCCGATCCAGCTTTGTTTGGATGGCCAGTCAGCGATGGAGCCAATAGCGCTCAAGATCAATCGAAGCAGATGCTTTGGAACGGAATTGAAACTGGAGGGCGAAAGAAGAGCGGTGGTAGAGGAAGCAAGGGAGGGTCATGGTTTGAGGATCTCGCCCAGCTCAGTCTGCCTCTGTTTAAGCGGTTAATTTTCTCCATGAGAGATCGAGATGTGAGCTCGGAGATTATTGAGAGCTGTTTAATGAACTACGCTAAGAAATATATTCCAGGTATATCCAGGTCCAACCGGAAGCCATCGTTACCATCTGCCTCTTCCTCTAGTATGCCTACGGAGACTGATCAAAAGGAGTTGTTAGAGACCATAATCAGTAATCTTCCATTGGAGAAAAGCTCAAAAACTCCAACCGCAACAAGGTTCCTCTTCGGACTACTGCGGACGGCCAATATATTGAATGCTTCGGAAGTTTGCAAAGCTGctttagagaagaaaataggatCGCAACTGGAACAAGCAACACTGGACGATCTTCTAATTCCGAGCTATTCGTATCTGAACGAGACCTTATATGACGTTGATTGTGCAGAGAGGATCTTATCTTACTTCTTAGAGGGACTCGAAGAGAAAAATGCAGAGGTAGCTGAAGTTAATCAAGCTGTAGTCGAGGATGATGGTACCAGATCGCCAGCGTTAATGCTCGTCGGTAAGTTGATAGATGGATATCTCGCGGAGATTGCCTCAGACGGCAATCTGAAGGCGGAAAGATTCTACAACCTCGCAATTTCTCTCCCTGAACAGGCTAGACTCTTCGATGACGGTGTTTACCGAGCCGTCGATGTGTACCTCAAG GCCCATCCATGGATCTCCGAAGCAGAACGCGAGAAGATATGTGGAGTAATGGACTGCCAAAAGCTGACACTAGAGGCATGCACTCACGCTGCTCAGAACGACCGTCTTCCACTCCGAGCAGTAGTGCAGGTGTTGTTCTTCGAACAGCTGCAGCTCCGTCACGCCATCGCTGGAACACTCATGGCTGCGGAGACAGTACCGGCGGATACCGGAAGATTCTCAGGCGTATCCCGTCGTGAAACGGAGGATGTGGAACGGGGAGTGGGAGAGGAattggaggaggaggaggaggaaatCCCGGCGGGAGCAATAGTGCACGAGAATGGCACGTGGAGAGAGACggtgagagagaatcagatgCTTCGGTTAGATATGGATAGTATGAGGACGCGGGTGCATCAGCTTGAAAGAGAGTGCTCAACGATGAAGAAAGTGATCGAGAAGATCGATAAGGCCGGGAGCCCACAAGGTAATGGAGGAAGATGGCGAGCGTCGTTGATCAGACGGTTGGGATGTAAGTTCAAAACCCAGGTATGTGATTCACATGAATCAGCGGTCCTGGATGGCCGAAGAGGACGAAACCACCAGCACCAGCACCAGCACCACCACCATCATCAGCCATAG